The proteins below come from a single Miscanthus floridulus cultivar M001 chromosome 1, ASM1932011v1, whole genome shotgun sequence genomic window:
- the LOC136500159 gene encoding transcription factor bHLH147-like — MASTSSSTPAAEVEVEERCRKRKRAARAAEPAAPAQPSKWRTRREHEIYSSKLLEAIRVVRAGPSAAAGAAAPAPPRGRAVGEAADRELAVAARGRTHWSRAILASRRRRLQAAHRARLRAPASPPSRHDAAAASASAASASAAAAKGTATPPLARKAKVLGRLVPGCRKLSFPTLLAETTDYIAALQMQVRAMTALAEALSAVSATSSPGAGSSSSSSPL; from the coding sequence ATGGCGTCCACGTCGAGCTCGACGCCCgcggcggaggtggaggtggaggaaagGTGCCGGAAGCGGAAGCGCGCCGCCAGGGCGGCGGAGCCCGCGGCGCCGGCGCAGCCGTCCAAGTGGCGGACGCGGCGCGAGCACGAGATCTACTCGTCCAAGCTCCTCGAGGCGATCCGCGTCGTGCGCGCggggccctccgccgccgccggcgcggcgGCCCCGGCCCCGCCGCGCGGCAGGGCCGTGGGCGAGGCGGCCGACCGCGAGCTCGCCGTCGCAGCGCGCGGGCGCACGCACTGGAGCCGCGCCATCCTcgcgtcgcgccgccgccgcctccaggcCGCGCACCGCGCGCGCCTCCGCGCCCCCGCGTCCCCGCCTTCGCGCCAtgatgccgccgccgccagcgcctccgctgcctcggcctcggcggcggcggcgaagggcACCGCCACGCCGCCTCTGGCGAGGAAGGCCAAGGTGCTGGGCCGGCTGGTGCCCGGCTGCCGGAAGCTGTCGTTCCCGACGCTCCTCGCCGAGACCACGGACTACATCGCGGCGCTCCAGATGCAGGTCCGCGCCATGACGGCCCTCGCCGAGGCGCTGTCCGCCGTCTCCGCCACATCCTCCCCCGGCGCcggctcctcatcctcctcctcgccgctGTGA